From the Pseudomonas sp. SORT22 genome, one window contains:
- a CDS encoding transporter substrate-binding domain-containing protein gives MRFAIGVLLATLLSPWAQAELIDDVNDRGELRIAVEANMAPFNFKENDKLSGFEVELGQLLANELDVRAEFVVVEAKDLLQGVESGSYDIAINHIAATPELKERLDFSEPYAYSSAQLIVRKEEKRPLSSLQALKGHSLGVVQGSQFAEQARVVEGVDLRSYADAMQPIKDVASDQIDAAISDRLLVPYAIRDSQQAVSKGATVGPILTLAIPFQKGNPAFQSAVDNALQRIKADGRLSELSQKWFGMDASKPPK, from the coding sequence ATGCGTTTTGCCATTGGGGTACTACTTGCCACCCTGCTCAGCCCATGGGCACAGGCCGAGCTGATCGACGACGTCAACGACCGCGGTGAACTGCGCATTGCCGTAGAAGCCAACATGGCGCCGTTCAATTTCAAGGAAAACGACAAGCTGAGCGGCTTCGAAGTCGAGCTTGGACAGTTGCTGGCCAACGAACTGGATGTGCGCGCCGAGTTTGTCGTGGTTGAAGCCAAAGACCTGCTGCAAGGCGTTGAAAGCGGCAGCTACGACATCGCCATCAACCACATCGCCGCTACCCCTGAGCTCAAGGAGCGCCTGGATTTCAGCGAGCCCTACGCGTATTCCAGTGCCCAACTGATCGTGCGCAAGGAAGAAAAGCGCCCGCTGAGTTCCCTCCAGGCCCTCAAGGGCCATAGCCTGGGCGTGGTCCAGGGCAGCCAGTTCGCCGAACAGGCGCGGGTGGTCGAAGGCGTGGACCTGCGCAGCTACGCGGATGCCATGCAGCCGATCAAAGACGTGGCCAGCGACCAGATCGATGCCGCCATCAGCGACCGTTTGCTGGTGCCCTATGCCATCCGCGACAGCCAGCAAGCGGTGAGCAAGGGAGCCACCGTTGGCCCGATCCTGACCCTGGCGATTCCGTTTCAGAAGGGAAACCCGGCGTTCCAGAGCGCTGTGGACAACGCCCTGCAGCGAATCAAGGCCGATGGCCGCTTGAGCGAGCTGTCGCAGAAGTGGTTCGGGATGGATGCGAGCAAGCCGCCGAAGTAA
- a CDS encoding DUF523 domain-containing protein: MHKVLVSACLLGQPVRYDGRASGHPELLQQWQNQGRIVPLCPEVAGGLPTPRPPAEIPGGQGAAVLEGDTQVLTVTGEDVSVQFLAGAQRALELVRRHGIRIAVLKSGSPSCGNLLTYDGTFSGTKVTGEGVTVALLRREGVQVFSELELEAAEQALKQL; the protein is encoded by the coding sequence ATGCACAAGGTCCTGGTCAGTGCCTGCCTGCTCGGCCAGCCGGTGCGCTATGACGGACGCGCCAGCGGCCATCCGGAATTGCTCCAGCAGTGGCAAAACCAGGGGCGCATCGTGCCTTTGTGCCCTGAAGTGGCCGGCGGCTTGCCAACGCCACGGCCACCGGCGGAGATCCCCGGTGGCCAGGGCGCAGCGGTGCTCGAAGGTGACACGCAGGTACTGACCGTCACGGGCGAGGATGTCAGTGTGCAATTTCTGGCCGGTGCGCAGCGGGCGCTGGAGCTGGTGCGGCGGCATGGCATCCGTATCGCGGTGCTCAAGTCAGGCAGTCCTTCGTGTGGCAATCTGCTGACTTATGACGGTACCTTCAGTGGCACCAAAGTCACCGGCGAAGGGGTGACTGTGGCGTTACTGCGCCGGGAAGGGGTGCAGGTGTTCAGTGAGCTGGAGCTTGAGGCGGCAGAGCAAGCCTTGAAACAGCTTTAA
- a CDS encoding 2OG-Fe(II) oxygenase: MRDMHISPDDPLLLRIVDDLATRGWSQQDTFLPEPLTLALAAECRKRAAEGELEPAAVGRGVAQEVREGIRGDRIQWLEPGQAEPCDHYLALMDSLRLALNRGLFLGLEDFECHFALYPPGAFYRKHLDRFRDDDRRMVSAVIYLNEGWQPEHGGQLRMTLKGDVEHDVPPIGGCLVIFLSGEVPHEVLPAHRDRLSLTGWFRRRGNEPF; encoded by the coding sequence ATGCGCGACATGCACATATCCCCTGATGACCCCCTGCTGTTGCGCATCGTCGACGACCTGGCCACCCGTGGCTGGTCGCAGCAAGATACCTTTCTTCCAGAGCCTCTGACCCTGGCGCTGGCGGCCGAGTGCCGCAAACGCGCCGCCGAGGGCGAGCTGGAACCGGCAGCCGTGGGTCGGGGCGTTGCCCAGGAGGTCCGCGAGGGCATCCGCGGCGACCGCATCCAGTGGCTGGAGCCCGGCCAGGCCGAGCCTTGCGACCACTACCTGGCACTGATGGACAGCCTGCGCCTGGCCCTCAATCGCGGGCTGTTCCTCGGTCTTGAGGACTTCGAGTGCCACTTCGCCCTGTATCCGCCGGGCGCCTTTTATCGCAAACATCTTGACCGCTTTCGCGACGACGACCGGCGCATGGTTTCGGCGGTGATCTACCTCAATGAAGGCTGGCAGCCCGAACATGGCGGCCAGCTACGCATGACCCTCAAGGGTGATGTCGAGCACGACGTGCCGCCGATTGGCGGTTGCCTGGTGATATTCCTTTCCGGCGAAGTCCCCCATGAGGTGCTGCCGGCCCATCGCGACCGCCTGTCGTTGACCGGCTGGTTCCGCCGCCGTGGCAACGAGCCGTTCTGA